The segment TTACATAGGTTTTGTTACACTAAATTTCTGTGAACATTATGTTATACCAAATGACTTTAATTATGATCCATTCATGATATATATAGGAATATATTATTATCATGCAATTAAAAAGAGAGTTATCACACGAGACTCACTCATCAAAATCTGTTAAAAATTCCTATATATCACCATTATATTTCGaatgtagaaaatgtttctgttGATACACGTAAATATTTAGAGGTCCATTCtgtgattaaaatatttgattttattatttacgtCCAAATTTTATAGTGGTGAAccaaaagatttaaaatttagatctTTTGATAACTGACATTTAAAAGGGATAAAGCCATTACTATAAGGTATAGTGGGAGGTTATATTTCCTTGCAATTTagtaaacaaatttaaaatttaacagtgtctgattaaaatttaaattgcaAAAATAACTACTTTAACAGtgtgatttaaaattttcttgcATGACACATAATGGGATGAAATCCTTGACTTGGTCCCGATTCcaatatatttggaaataacGTGGAGTCCACGAGATTTAACGTAtcacaaaaatcaaatttagatattatatttaatgtatttgAAAGACCAACGCATAATTCcgactaatttattttaacccgcgcgtaatttttttttcaaaaaaaaaagtaagatcTTGGAGTTACCTTATATATGGCAAAAGAATCacatattttggaaatatgCAATTGCATTAAGTATTAAGCGTGATCAAATCTTTTATTGTCCGAAAATATCGCTACATGATTTGTATTTAGCGTGATCAAATCTTTGATATGCAAAAGAATCGCAGATTTTGGAAATATGCAATTGCATTGAGTTGCAAGTTCTTTCAATCATAGAAAATTTCTGATATACATGTATTAAATTCGAGATACTCGCACTCATTGTTAATCGTACTCTTGCACTATATAATAAGCTTCGCTCACCAACTATCTTCTCACCTCATTCGCTTTACTTTTTAATCTTCACTCACAGAAACCAGTCTCGATTTAAACTCAATCATGACGAATAGATCTTTGCAAATAGATGTTATAACTCTTTTTGGGATTTATATATGATTCTATCTGTACGTTTTATACTATTATATGTTTTCTCGCTTAATAAGGTCGATTGAAAAATGCTACTAACATTGATggtgtttcaaaaaatttattCGAGCCTAATGATGTTCTAGAAATCGACGCTCTCAGACTGAGGTAAAACATTTTTTCACATATGTagttaactaattttttaaatttcacaaggtgatatattatttaattactCATTATAGGATTCCAAACGAAGGCTTCAACTGGTGATACTATTCACGGAACTATTCACCATCTTTTTTTAGAACTGCTGATCAGACttataatttcttatatttttatgcatcgttttatttttctatttcaatGTTCCGTTTTaacttatatttatgattataaatgaaaacaaatttgcACTTATATTATCTTCAcatcatatttcttttattagtatttgtttattcttattGATTCACTTATATGATATATGAtcgaaataaataattaaacgaAAACACAAGgggaaaaataaatataaatgttcgtgtggtttttattttttatgagttttaaactcattatttcttttaataaaatatgattgtCTCTTAAAATCGTCTCAcgccgcgcaaggcgcgggttatcacCTAGTGTTATTGTATTCTGTAtggaaaaataaacaatttgtTGTCAGTTATGTTTTGTTGAACATGCAAATAACTCTGCTTCTAAGCAATATTTTGTGTTCCTGATCAGATTTCTGACACTAGTTATGTTCTAAAAATCAGTGTGGCACCTACTCGGTAAATTGGGTTTAAACGAAACGACTTTtcttgaataattttttttagcaaaTGAGTCTAGGCGTTCACCTAATTAGTTACCGCTAGCTATTTCTTGAACATTATGTTAGGTGGACCTGTTTTGATCCAAACCAAACTGATTCATATAACAACCAATTTGAAAGTCATACTAACCGACCTATTTCAAATCGGAAATTGTTTTTTACGCACCTTATAACACAAGTAATGCTTGAATCTAGGTTGTGACAAACCTTTGACTAACctaaaacataactaaaaccAAAAGAGATTAATGAAGTTAATATGACATTATATACTCCCAGCCGTTGTGCTCTGCTTCCATAAACCCATAATGGATCTTGCAACGGTCGTGTATTCGGTTGCACTGATGGCTGCGGCAACATACAAGCTTGTTCCGGCATTGTCCCCCATGACAACATATCTGTAGAAAGTGCTAAACACTCTAAACCTGGTACCGCAAGTGTAGACACTCCACCTCTCACGTTTAAACACTGTCCTTGCGCTACTTGTCCCATTCCTGACGATTCCGTTTCTATTTTCACATCTTGCATAAAAATCTCTGTGCATGGTACTCTCTTGCTGCACCTGAAGTTAACACCGTACTCAGATCTGGACGTCCCCACGAAGTTACTATACACAACTTTGCTCACTTCCACCGCCGACGACTAAAGAAAATTACAAGTAAAAtacattttctaataaaaaGAATCTTAAGGTAGATGTATATAATCTTTGTTGACTAATGGTAGATGTATATAATCTTTGTTGACTAATGGTACGTACCTTATCATCTGTGGATTCATCAGAATCTCCATTGTTGTAATGCTGATCAATAATGATTGGATTCTCGACATTATCTAGAGTAATTCGGTTGAAAGTAATCCTTCTTGCGTAACCTGATCCTCCCTGTGGATATAACCataatattttatctaaaataacaatcaaaaatttaataaatgagaTAATAAGAAACTTAACGTACCGGCCAGGTTTTAATCCGAGCCCCATTCATAGTTCCTCTAAAGTTACAGTTTTGGACACAAACATCCTCTACTGAAGCTATCTCTCCATCTTTCCCTAAGCTTCCTATGCTATATTTTCACAATGACATGGTTTATGTAgttttctataataaaataataataacattgttaatgtaaatattttaatcaacgTTTCTAAGTAGAATCTTGTAACTGGTTAACCTTATTCCATGACCTGGTCCGCAGTCTATACCGGAAATTCTGATGTTAGCCGTCCCCGAGTTAATCGCAATGCAATCGTCACCTATAATAATtacaaagtccttttcatcacGAACCGATAATAAATAAAGATCAGCACACTGCCAATGACATTATTGGATGTAACAATCGAGGGACCGTCTACTTtgacatataaatatattttgcgTTCATACAACGTCcctgatttttaaattattttctgattttggaATTTACACAAATCTCCAAAAATAGTTCGAGTGACAGTTTCATACCAGTGGCGATTACGCAGTCCTGGATGATAACATTGGATGAAGCGGCTACATCGATACCATCGGTGTTAGGACTTGATTCTGGTGCATTTATCCGGAGATGTGAGATGGTGACATCGTTGCAACCGTTTATGTGAATGTGTGCCATTGCACTATCTACGTGCGTTAAGCCACTAAGTCTAAGATTGTTGCAGCTCTTGAACTTCAATGCCTACCCTCACAACAAAAGCTTTTagtacaaaataaacaaaaaaaaaattggaaaaaatattaaagaaagcCGTAACGTTGTACTTACTGTTGGTCTAGAACTGCCTTTGTGTTCCCACCAGCTCGAACCCTGGCCGTTTATTTCGCCGTTACCTTCAACCACAAGCCCTTCTATGTCTGAGAAGAGAATCCATTGGTCTTTGTCTCCTTTCCATTTTCCTCTACTTGATGCAACAAGATTGCCCAAAATCTTCAATCAAATCAGTAGATTCGTTATTAATGtcaaagataataatatattaaaaacaggGGAAAGACAGAGTACCTGAACAACAATAGGGGTCGATTTGCAAGAACCCTCAAACTTCAAGGGCTGCAACATAAATGCCATTCCTGCCGGAATGATAAGCTGCCCATCTCCTGCCCCGCCACAGACAGCTTCCCAGGCTTTCAAGAACGCCttccaagaagaaaaaaaaaggaaaaaaagattcTTAACATtacgatattttttttttggaaataatgAGCAAAGATTTTATTTACATTACGTCTAAGAATCTATCTTTTACCTGAGAATCATCTGTAACTCCATCTCCAACAGCTCCATATTGAGTAACATCTAATGCTATCGAATATGTGAAGATTTGGAGAGCGAACACTGAGAAACTTAAGATCCAAGTCTTCAACTGCATATGTTTCGAAGAGAAAGAGTTCAATCTTGAACAAAACCAATGTATTTATTACTAATTGAAACATCTACTGTTAAAGACAATGCTTCGATTTAGACAGACAAAAGAAGATGCTAAAGACTTTACCATGTTAAGCGGATACTTTCGGCAGTAGCGGACAATATATGTAAGGGAATGGAACGGATAGGCGAATAcgtatatgcatattttaatttattaacaaGGGAAGTGATAACTAggatatatatttcaaaagaaTTACTGATTAGCATGGGGCGTGGCGTGGGGAGCGGGCAGTAACTATTGTAATTACAAATATTATCTTCATAAGTATAGCATTGTAATTCAGATTCTAATAAATGTGTTTTCGATTCccttggtttggtttgatttcaAGGAACATGGTCAATATAACAGAACCAAAAACAATGAGTAAATAAACTTTACCTTTAAGCGCATCGTCTAACGAAACTTCTATACACAAACTAGATTGATATGTGAATGCATATACATCTCAAGAAACTTGCTCTCGCtttctttttttgattttgttattttgtctATTTTTGACTTCGTGTTTTTGCTTTTAATTACTTTTGTGTTAGCTTCTGTTTGGATATTTTCAATATTCCACctttccattttttttattttacctttttaaaagAAGAATACAAAAGCAATTGTTGATTAAAGTTAAAAAGAAGAGATTTGTAAATTATGTACTGTTATGAAAGCTTAACACTCACGAGttggaatttttaaaataatttgttttttccaAGATATAGGCCTAAACACCAGTGTCAGGCTGTCAGCAGAATGTTAGACCACCAGGCCCAATCGTAGCCCACATGACAACATCGGGAGGTGCACCTACTTCCAAAAGCATATATTAAAATCTTCAATTTTTTCTTGGGCACCTCAAAATCTGATCTCTAAAATCTTCATCTCCGTAAGACTGTAATAAGGGAGCTTGTTCTTTAAACATTAAAGCAAATGGagttaaatatctaaaacacAAAAGGAAATGGATCTAGAGGGCTTTTGTACGCCACAAGTTAATTTAGTCCAAACACCGTAGAAATGGCCCAGGAGTTCATAACCGGATGATTTATGTAAAACCAAAAATTACTttcattttcttgttttctcATGATATGTATCCCTTTTCGTCAATCTTACCCTTTTCTATCTTACATCTAAAATTCACACATGAATTATTCATGTAGTCGAAACATAATAGTCATTTGCGTTGAGTCAAGATTTTGAGTGATGTTTTGCGATTCAGATTACTAAAAAACAAGATGGCTGGTTTAGTAATTTGATCAGTTGTGACTTGTGATATACGGTTGTGTGTCTTTTGAGATTGTTTAAACTATTCTTAATAACATTATTGTTGAAGTGCTGCTACTACAATTTGTGTCTGAATTTGATTAATGTTTGGACTGAGTGTAAACCAAACTGACGAAAAGATTCACTACACCAAAATATTGTAAAACAAAGGTGTAGTTTGTTAAGAAGAGACATGTTAAAATTCGAGAGCAAGTGCAAACTTAAGGTTGAAATGACTCTTAAAATGAAAAAGGTATGTATGTATCTCGGCTGAGAAAAACAGTACCATAATATGATGAGCTCTAGAACAATATGATAACTCTTCTGATGACAAAGAAACCTTCGGTAAATAAGGTACTGTGAGTGATTTAGACTGAGGCCTAAGAGAAAGAGGTACCGCATTAGTTAGATAAGGACGGCTGAGAAAATCAGTATCATAAGGTTTCTATATACTTAGTTGATTGTGAAAGGGTAAGAAGTTATATTAGTTGAAAATATGATTCAAAACACGATTTCTAAGCCAAGTAGGTGGGTTGCGAATGAATGGAAATGTGATGGAtcttatgtttaattaaattgacAGTGTCTCCTCGAATAGGTGTCTAAAATCTTGTAATAATCAAACTCGAGTGAAAGATGTctggtgaaaaaaaaaaacggggAGGGGTAGGGGGAGGGGGATTTAAGGTTTTCAAGTATGTGGGGTTTATCTTCTGGTCTTATTGGCCATATTTTAAAGATACGTGTTTCAGAAACATGACAGTCCAAAGACAAGTCTCATGGCTCCAGATaggtttataaataatattttaaactatttaattattttaataatatagttaatattataaatatataaactacaTTATAGAAATTTGTGTACCTATTCGATTCTCGGTTTAGTTTCAATTTATCGGCTCTAAAATATAGGATCAATAAAATGCTATGTTACATGGAAACAAAAGTAGGTACGTAGAAGTAGAAGCGTATAAAAAGTAGAAGCgggattttaaaaaaaaaaattaagaagcGGATATGTGTTGGAAGCGTATAtccatatataaatatatattaaaatataagatgattttataaaattcagaaCTAAAAATGCTATGACTTTATAATAAGTTTGAAATGATTTCATGTCAAAATTGTgaaaatacacataaattaaatttaaaataaattattatattaattacttTTTATACTTCATAAAAAATTGAcacaatatatttgaatatatgatatatcttttaataaaaacttcaatgcaaaaagataatttatattatttgttttaatatttgtatatttatattctttcaatttcattactattaaaattagattttatataaattaaaattatgattttatatttttatttttttaatttatgatattgtGTTTTCTTAAGGGATGGAGGTGTGATTCCAAAATGGAATCATAAGTTTCCAATatggttttaaaaataatgttttaaaagCGTTTTGAAAACGAGACTCCGTAAACTTCCACATTGTTCTGATTCCAGTTTTGTGTATGATGCAGGAACCGGACCTCCTTCCGATAGAGTTTCCATCCAACCTAGATAAAATGTGTCTTATGTGTAGGCTATTACCCATTGAAAATGACTTCGCCACTGTCGGCAAGCGGGGGGAGGGTCCAACGTCCATGTCTTAAAGTTGTGGATATTCTCGAAACATTATGAGTCTAATTAGTAATTACGTCCCAAAAGAAAATGAACAACTACCATACattgattgttttctttttgtgatgatgaatgatgatgatTTACTGTTAATAACAAAGAATGTACTTATCTACaatatctcttatatattaaaaaaaaatcattatcatttaatgCGTTCACACTGCATAACAAAGAATGTACTTATCTGCaatatctcttatatattaaaagaaaattattatcatttaatGCGTTCACACTGCATTGGACACATGTCAATTTTGTATTGATTTCAATTTGAGTATGCTGACGTGTCGGCATAACAATCATTTGGTAGTTAAGACGTTCACATTCGAATTTTTTAACTTCATTGCAGAGAATTTAATGCGtttacactaattttttttaatcagctTATTTTTAGTTTCTGCATTTTTAACCTTTGTATTAATAAATTGAAACTCTCTTCGTACAGCTACtgaataatatcatttttgaaagaaagaaattacaaaatcattaaaattcaTATCAACTAAAATATTGGAATGATAATCTTTTTAGaaattgaaagtttcatatGTTGTCGAACTTAGCTATGGTTGAGACTTCTGTACACGAATGCAATAAATAATTGTGATTGTTATGAATTAAAAACTGAGGTAAAAAACACTACACACACAAAGTCAGATCTTTAATTTAGccaaatattgtttttttcttttcggaACTTTCAATATTTAACCAAAAATTActagaaaaaatcagaaatcagAAAAGCTTAAAAATGAAGATTTGTGAAATCGATTGAAAAACAGAATTCTGGTGCGTGTAGAAATCACATTATTCTCCACACATATGTAACACTTTTCACTTGATTGTAtcgtattttattatatttaccaataaaaattataaaaaaatacatatttgtGGTTATAGGCTACATCAATTTTGCAACATACCCAAAAATATTGACAT is part of the Raphanus sativus cultivar WK10039 chromosome 5, ASM80110v3, whole genome shotgun sequence genome and harbors:
- the LOC108857807 gene encoding probable polygalacturonase At3g15720 isoform X2; the protein is MLKTWILSFSVFALQIFTYSIALDVTQYGAVGDGVTDDSQAFLKAWEAVCGGAGDGQLIIPAGMAFMLQPLKFEGSCKSTPIVVQILGNLVASSRGKWKGDKDQWILFSDIEGLVVEGNGEINGQGSSWWEHKGSSRPTALKFKSCNNLRLSGLTHVDSAMAHIHINGCNDVTISHLRINAPESSPNTDGIDVAASSNVIIQDCVIATGDDCIAINSGTANIRISGIDCGPGHGISIGSLGKDGEIASVEDVCVQNCNFRGTMNGARIKTWPGGSGYARRITFNRITLDNVENPIIIDQHYNNGDSDESTDDKSSAVEVSKVVYSNFVGTSRSEYGVNFRCSKRVPCTEIFMQDVKIETESSGMGQVAQGQCLNVRGGVSTLAVPGLECLALSTDMLSWGTMPEQACMLPQPSVQPNTRPLQDPLWVYGSRAQRLGVYNVILTSLISFGFSYVLG
- the LOC108857807 gene encoding probable polygalacturonase At3g15720 isoform X1, producing the protein MRLKLKTWILSFSVFALQIFTYSIALDVTQYGAVGDGVTDDSQAFLKAWEAVCGGAGDGQLIIPAGMAFMLQPLKFEGSCKSTPIVVQILGNLVASSRGKWKGDKDQWILFSDIEGLVVEGNGEINGQGSSWWEHKGSSRPTALKFKSCNNLRLSGLTHVDSAMAHIHINGCNDVTISHLRINAPESSPNTDGIDVAASSNVIIQDCVIATGDDCIAINSGTANIRISGIDCGPGHGISIGSLGKDGEIASVEDVCVQNCNFRGTMNGARIKTWPGGSGYARRITFNRITLDNVENPIIIDQHYNNGDSDESTDDKSSAVEVSKVVYSNFVGTSRSEYGVNFRCSKRVPCTEIFMQDVKIETESSGMGQVAQGQCLNVRGGVSTLAVPGLECLALSTDMLSWGTMPEQACMLPQPSVQPNTRPLQDPLWVYGSRAQRLGVYNVILTSLISFGFSYVLG